One Drosophila yakuba strain Tai18E2 unplaced genomic scaffold, Prin_Dyak_Tai18E2_2.1 Segkk15_quiver_pilon_scaf, whole genome shotgun sequence genomic window carries:
- the LOC120322218 gene encoding histone H4 gives MTGRGKGGKGLGKGGAKRHRKVLRDNIQGITKPAIRRLARRGGVKRISGLIYEETRGVLKVFLENVIRDAVTYTEHAKRKTVTAMDVVYALKRQGRTLYGFGG, from the coding sequence ATGACTGGTCGTGGTAAAGGAGGCAAGGGATTGGGAAAAGGTGGCGCCAAGCGTCATCGCAAAGTGCTTCGTGATAACATCCAAGGTATCACGAAGCCTGCTATCCGCCGTTTGGCTCGTCGTGGCGGTGTGAAGCGCATATCTGGACTCATATACGAGGAAACGCGTGGTGTTCTGAAGGTTTTCTTGGAGAACGTAATTCGTGATGCCGTCACCTACACCGAACACGCTAAGAGAAAGACTGTTACAGCCATGGATGTTGTGTACGCTCTGAAGAGGCAAGGCCGCACTCTCTACGGATTTGGCGGTTAA